One Pseudorasbora parva isolate DD20220531a chromosome 4, ASM2467924v1, whole genome shotgun sequence genomic region harbors:
- the LOC137074010 gene encoding uncharacterized protein — translation MSDEASRNNRHVLTARPIRWLLFGTTFKQKSRMSSISSSEEDEITAKPPSKVRKKDYKQCYMHLTSIKKEDTTDFTHTRWDTFRNSVKRWLGLQGENQRIAETYKHCLEIEFDNVPEDAGFHSTCYRRFIDKKRLDAAEKRVTQRPEAQDQGQSVSSGSSTSIECPSKKTLRSRTGLPAACAGPVLPALCIICKKTDKYITVAGKRQKDRLSQAETLSAGQLLKAAEMKEDTSILVHIRDKDCVSLEVRYHKSCYRQYTRFLTKSTATVTGTSEEQNDPTFEASYKIFCERIIRHRIIVNQEVLTMTQLRRIFLNLVKNHEDLDASHYRQDKLKRRLTRDFPQLVFHSPSKRNISELVFVETLSADKLIDRLPHPSGTETTESTEETSSQSDDENTTAGPQRPISMASVNATEDTRTLYSAALILKMLLCDSPSMTCPWPPTSDDLNVSEAKSVVPLELYNLISWIIGATEEPTLAHYVDIPDDLNLKVLSICQDIVYLASKGRRQTPKSLCLGLTVRHLTGSSQIVSLLNRLGHCASWDTVVSLDTSLAQLQLVEGSDKIPKGFSKKVPTILVWDNIDFGEETLSGRGTTHHTNGIMLQSSVVETESTTNRQPLQKGVSSFKAPPSIPIEQYHQSKRQGPQNLFHHEKVPLERETYKLNTASAAQTELAYVFIKSIDAERCTIPSWTGFHTLLQGDGTLQKSALYYLPVIEASPTEMSTVNTILKRSVQIADQLELDHIVLVFDQAIYAKAQQIRWKDDDFTQRVVIRLGEFHTCMSYLGILGKRFGDAGLQDILIESEVVAPGSINGVLSGHHYNRSMRAHKLLYESLQRIRLLTFLDSLTPEERDECMDVISELKCAFQDRTMDVLCTNEKFAKMCSKYEDFVKRRSAENPTFAFWSSYIDMVQILLLFVRATRESDWQLHLSTVRLMMGWFFAYDRVNYARYLPSYWLEMVNLPLTHPSCHSELCVKGQWTVQRQSVHGFASIACDQAIEQTCNRDSKTKGGWTGITQNRAAVYRWILSQHERAAIARQCEAMAGKSPDIRKRKDLDSTRIHADEKDVTRIISTLDSMLNPFDTHQDGIVCLSSGTVAAEEIMRDLLAASEKGENAVKEFMDHRLLSPSVDIFAPIKTQKLKTFSDQAKTKKKSAAGKEVILRADKKLFSRLLVIGQSRKIDLREILSYSLGTVSYPLASADGSLAKTNKSALMDLLETKGGDCLVDKVPADGAILFDGMAVIQAIRSIPSTFGELADTILLYIVKLALKHNCTRIDFVIDQYPEMSIKNLERSHRAAGGTQLVKIYGVDQKTPTQWKKFLSNGTNKEALAEFLYVAWKDADFTTVGKDFSLYIAHGDLCHCVTVKEGLQTLSAVEDLTCDHEECDTRVFLHVQHAAQEHRTVVIKSPDTDVAVIALSLQPDLPCRVYFFTGVGNKTRIIDLAKVSYALGTSVCLALIGIHTFSGCDSTSAFYGKGKRKAFSVACEKEEYLAAFTNLGSSFNLDQSTFELLCKYVCHLYGQSSAENLNDARYKAFCMASSALPELSMPPTSDALYQHCKRANYQAAIMRQSLRSVMCAPSPVGNGWHLEDGELTVTWMTRNPAPESMLQVVHCSCKHGKCETGRCSCMSARLSCTDLCRCQNCANVSQETEESATWGDGFDDSDRDDTDE, via the exons ATGAGTGATGAGGCTTCGCGGAACAATCGTCACGTGCTTACCGCTAGACCAATAAGGTGGCTGCTTTTTGGAACGACGTTTAAACAGAAGTCCAGAATGTCGTCAATATCGAGCAGCGAAGAAGACGAAATTACGGCCAAACCTCCTTCAAAAGTCCGTAAAAAGGATTATAAACAATGCTATATGCATCTCACGTCCATAAAGAAAGAAGACACAACggattttacacacacacgttgggaTACATTCAGAAACAGCGTCAAACGGTGGCTTGGCTTGCAGGGTGAGAATCAGAGAATTGCAGAAACATACAAACATTGCCTAGAAATCGAGTTTGATAATGTTCCGGAAGACGCTGGGTTTCACTCCACTTGCTACAGGCGTTTCATTGACAAAAAGCGTTTGGATGCGGCTGAGAAACGGGTCACGCAGCGTCCTGAAGCTCAAGATCAAGGCCAGTCTGTGTCATCGGGTAGTAGTACCTCAATTGAATGTCCGTCAAAAAAGACACTACGGTCCAGGACGGGCCTGCCAGCAGCTTGTGCAGGTCCCGTACTTCCTGCCTTGTGCATAATTTGTAAGAAAACGGACAAGTACATTACTGTTGCAGGCAAACGCCAGAAGGACCGTCTTTCACAGGCAGAAACGTTGTCAGCAG GCCAATTGTTGAAAGCTGCTGAGATGAAAGAAGACACTAGCATTCTTGTGCATATTCGAGACAAAGACTGTGTGTCTCTGGAGGTGCGATACCACAAGTCCTGTTACAGACAGTACACCAGGTTCTTGACAAAGTCTACTGCAACAGTTACTGGGACCTCAGAAGAACA AAATGATCCAACCTTCGAAGCCAGCTACAAGATCTTCTGTGAGAGGATCATCCGCCATAGAATAATTGTAAACCAAGAGGTGCTGACAATGACGCAGCTAAGAAGGATCTTTTTAAATCTTGTGAAAAACCATGAAGATCTTGATGCTTCACACTACAG GCAGGATAAATTGAAGAGGAGGTTGACCCGTGATTTCCCCCAGCTGGTGTTTCACTCCCCCAGCAAGCGCAACATCAGTGAGCTGGTTTTTGTTGAGACACTGTCTGCAGATAAGCTAATAGATAGGCTACCTCATCCATCAGGTACAGAAACAACAGAGTCAACTGAGGAAACTAGTAGCCAAAGTGATGATGAAAACACAACAGCCGGTCCGCAAAGACCAATTTCAATGGCCTCTGTCAATGCTACAGAGGACACAAGGACACTTTATAGTGCAGCATTAATATTAAAGATGCTTTTATGTGACTCTCCCAGTATGACATGCCCGTGGCCACCCACGTCAGATGATTTAAATGTGAGTGAAGCAAAATCTGTTGTGCCACTTGAACTGTACAATCTGATTTCCTGGATTATTGGTGCAACTGAGGAGCCAACATTGGCCCATTATGTTGATATTCCAGATGATTTGAACCTTAAAGTACTATCTATTTGTCAAGACATTGTGTATCTTGCATCTAAGGGACGGAGGCAGACCCCTAAATCATTGTGTCTTGGTCTAACTGTTCGCCATTTAACAGGTTCATCACAAATTGTATCACTTCTAAATAGACTAGGGCATTGTGCTTCATGGGACACAGTTGTTAGTCTAGACACTAGCCTTGCCCAACTACAACTAGTAGAGGGCAGTGACAAAATACCAAAGGGTTTCTCAAAGAAGGTTCCTACAATACTTGTGTGGGACAATATTGACTTTGGGGAGGAGACACTGTCAGGTCGTGGAACTACCCACCACACAAATGGGATTATGCTGCAAAGTTCTGTAGTTGAAACTGAGTCAACAACAAACAGGCAACCACTACAGAAGGGAGTTTCCTCATTCAAAGCACCCCCTAGCATCCCTATAGAACAGTACCATCAGTCTAAAAGACAAGGACCACAGAACTTGtttcatcatgaaaaggttccattagagagagagacataCAAATTGAACACCGCATCTGCCGCACAAACTGAACTGGCATACGTTTTTATAAAGTCCATAGATGCTGAAAGATGCACTATCCCAAGCTGGACAGGTTTCCATACATTGCTTCAAGGTGATGGCACTCTGCAAAAGTCAGCACTATATTATCTTCCAGTCATTGAGGCTTCACCGACAGAGATGTCAACAGTCAACACAATTCTGAAGCGAAGTGTCCAAATTGCAGATCAGCTAGAACTGGACCATATAGTCTTAGTTTTTGACCAAGCTATATATGCCAAAGCTCAGCAAATCCGCTGGAAAGATGATGATTTTACTCAGCGTGTAGTGATTCGACTAGGTGAATTTCACACATGCATGTCCTACCTGGGCATTCTAGGAAAAAGGTTTGGAGATGCAGGACTTCAAGACATACTCATTGAGTCCGAAGTTGTTGCCCCAGGATCCATCAATGGAGTGCTCAGTGGTCATCACTACAACCGCAGCATGAGGGCACACAAACTTCTCTATGAGAGTCTGCAACGTATTAGACTTCTCACCTTCTTAGACTCTTTGACACCAGAGGAGAGAGATGAGTGTATGGATGTAATCAGTGAGCTCAAATGTGCATTCCAGGACAGAACAATGGATGTTTTGTGTACAAATGAGAAATTTGCCAAAATGTGTTCAAAATATGAAGACTTTGTGAAAAGAAGAAGTGCAGAAAACCCAACGTTTGCCTTCTGGAGTTCATACATTGACATGGTACAGATACTCCTCCTTTTTGTGAGAGCAACACGAGAATCAGACTGGCAGCTTCACCTGTCAACAGTGCGCTTGATGATGGGATGGTTTTTTGCATATGACCGTGTCAATTATGCTAGATATTTACCTTCATACTGGCTGGAAATGGTCAATTTGCCCCTCACACATCCTTCTTGCCACAGTGAGCTCTGTGTTAAAGGCCAGTGGACTGTCCAACGCCAAAGTGTCCATGGATTTGCCTCGATTGCTTGTGACCAGGCCATTGAGCAAACATGCAACAGAGATTCCAAGACAAAGGGTGGTTGGACAGGGATTACACAGAATCGAGCTGCAGTATATCGCTGGATATTGTCGCAACATGAAAGAGCAGCCATAGCAAGACAATGTGAGGCAATGGCAGGTAAATCTCCCGATATAAGGAAACGAAAAGACCTTGACAGTACACGAATTCATGCTGATGAAAAAGATGTGACCAGAATAATTtccaccctagattccatgctGAATCCTTTTGACACACACCAAGATGGCATTGTGTGTCTTAGCTCTGGGACAGTCGCAGCTGAAGAAATCATGAGAGATTTGCTTGCAGCTTCGGAAAAGGGGGAAAACGCTGTCAAAGAGTTTATGGACCATAGACTGTTATCACCATCAGTTGACATATTTGCTCCcatcaaaacacaaaaactaaaGACCTTTAGTGATCAAGCAAAGACAAAGAAGAAATCCGCAGCAGGCAAGGAAGTGATTCTGCGTGCCGACAAGAAGCTATTTTCCAGACTACTCGTCATAGGTCAAAGTAGAAAGATAGACCTACGGGAAATTCTGTCCTACTCCTTGGGAACTGTGTCGTATCCTTTAGCCAGTGCTGATGGCTCACttgctaaaacaaacaaatcagcTCTAATGGATTTATTGGAAACCAAAGGTGGAGACTGTTTAGTTGACAAGGTTCCGGCAGATGGAGCCATTCTCTTCGATGGCATGGCAGTCATTCAAGCCATTCGATCCATACCAAGTACCTTCGGAGAGCTCGCCGACACCATACTGCTGTACATAGTCAAGCTTGCTCTGAAGCACAACTGTACACGGATAGACTTTGTGATTGACCAGTATCCGGAAATGAGTATTAAGAATCTAGAACGGTCACATAGAGCTGCTGGTGGTACACAACTGGTGAAAATTTATGGAGTGGATCAGAAGACACCAACACAATGGAAGAAGTTTCTATCAAATGGAACAAACAAAGAGGCACTGGCAGAATTCCTCTATGTTGCGTGGAAAGATGCTGATTTCACCACTGTGGGCAAGGACTTCAGCTTGTACATAGCACATGGAGACCTGTGTCACTGCGTGACTGTAAAGGAGGGTTTACAAACTCTCAGTGCTGTTGAAGATCTGACGTGTGATCATGAGGAATGTGACACTAGAGTGTTTTTACATGTACAACATGCTGCACAGGAACATCGGACCGTAGTCATCAAGAGCCCTGATACTGATGTGGCAGTGATTGCTTTAAGTCTGCAGCCAGACTTACCATGTAGGGTGTATTTTTTCACGGGGGTTGGCAACAAAACCAGGATCATTGATTTAGCTAAGGTGTCATATGCTCTTGGCACCAGTGTGTGTTTGGCACTTATTGGGATCCATACCTTCTCAGGCTGTGACTCTACTAGCGCCTTTTATGGCAAAGGCAAAAGAAAGGCATTTTCTGTTGCTTGCGAGAAAGAGGAATACCTGGCTGCATTTACAAATTTGGGAAGCAGTTTTAACCTGGACCAGTCTACATTTGAACTACTTTGCAAATATGTGTGCCACCTGTATGGCCAGTCATCTGCTGAAAATCTGAACGATGCAAGATACAAAGCATTCTGCATGGCATCGTCAGCTTTGCCAGAACTATCCATGCCCCCAACAAGTGACGCCCTGTACCAACACTGCAAAAGGGCAAACTACCAAGCAGCCATAATGAGACAGTCTCTGAGAAGTGTAATGTGTGCCCCTTCACCCGTTGGCAATGGATGGCACCTTGAGGATGGGGAGTTAACAGTGACCTGGATGACTAGAAATCCTGCCCCTGAAAGTATGTTGCAGGTAGTCCACTGCAGTTGCAAGCACGGCAAATGTGAGACCGGAAGATGTTCCTGTATGTCTGCAAGACTGTCTTGTACCGATTTATGTCGGTGCCAAAATTGTGCAAATGTTTCCCAGGAAACAGAGGAAAGCGCTACATGGGGTGATGGCTTTGATGATAGTGATAGGGATGATACTGATGAATAA